From Pseudarthrobacter equi, a single genomic window includes:
- a CDS encoding ribose-phosphate diphosphokinase produces MSEITAHGEKKLVLATGRAHPELAREIAKELGTDLLPVDAYDFANGEIYVRAGESVRGTDAFVIQAHPAPLNNHLMEQLIMIDSLKRASAKRITVVSPFYPYARQDKKGRGREPISARLVADLYKTAGADRIMSVDLHTSQIQGFFDGPVDHLMAIPLLADYIRTRVDAENITVVSPDTGRVRVAEQWAERLGGAPLAFVHKSRDLTVPNQAVSKTVVGQIEGRTCVLIDDMIDTGGTISGAVQVLKNAGAKDVIIAATHAVFSEPAAQRLSESGAREVVVTNTLPLNSSQRFPQLTVLSIAPLIARAVREVFDDGSVTSLFDGNA; encoded by the coding sequence ATGAGCGAAATTACGGCGCATGGCGAGAAGAAGCTGGTGCTCGCCACCGGGCGGGCACATCCGGAGCTGGCCCGGGAAATCGCCAAGGAGCTCGGCACCGACCTCCTCCCGGTGGACGCGTACGACTTCGCCAACGGCGAGATCTATGTCCGCGCCGGTGAAAGCGTCCGCGGCACTGACGCGTTCGTGATCCAGGCCCACCCGGCCCCGCTGAACAACCACCTCATGGAACAGCTGATCATGATTGATTCGCTGAAGCGGGCCTCCGCCAAGCGGATCACCGTGGTGTCGCCGTTCTACCCGTACGCCCGGCAGGACAAGAAGGGCCGCGGCCGCGAACCCATCTCCGCCCGCCTGGTGGCCGATCTTTACAAGACTGCCGGTGCGGACCGCATCATGAGCGTGGACCTGCACACCTCCCAGATCCAGGGCTTCTTCGACGGCCCCGTTGACCACCTGATGGCCATCCCGCTGCTGGCTGATTACATCCGCACCCGCGTTGATGCCGAAAACATCACCGTGGTTTCCCCGGACACCGGCCGGGTCCGCGTCGCCGAACAGTGGGCCGAGCGCCTGGGCGGTGCGCCCTTGGCTTTCGTCCACAAGAGCCGCGACCTGACAGTCCCCAACCAGGCCGTGTCCAAGACCGTTGTGGGCCAGATCGAGGGACGCACCTGCGTCCTGATCGACGACATGATCGATACCGGCGGAACCATCTCCGGCGCTGTCCAGGTGCTGAAGAACGCCGGCGCCAAGGATGTCATCATCGCCGCCACGCACGCCGTCTTCTCCGAGCCGGCGGCACAGCGCCTGTCCGAATCCGGCGCGCGTGAAGTGGTGGTCACCAACACCCTGCCGCTGAACTCGTCGCAGCGCTTCCCGCAGCTGACGGTGCTGTCCATCGCGCCGCTGATTGCCCGCGCCGTGCGTGAAGTGTTCGACGACGGTTCGGTCACCAGCCTGTTCGACGGCAACGCCTAG
- the glmU gene encoding bifunctional UDP-N-acetylglucosamine diphosphorylase/glucosamine-1-phosphate N-acetyltransferase GlmU, giving the protein MIPENTGPAAVIVLAAGAGTRMKSRTPKILHEIGGRSMVGHALLAARSIEPRQLAIVVRHERDLVAGHVAELDPSAAIVDQDEVPGTGRAVEVALQALDAKEELTGTVVVTYGDVPLLSGGLLAELVATHERDANAVTVLTAVLDDATGYGRILRGEDGTVTGIREHKDSTDAERLIREVNSGIYAFDAAVLREALGKVTTDNAQGEKYLTDVLGLAREAGGRVAAVVTADRWQVEGANDRVQLAALGAELNRRTVEAWMRAGVTVVDPSTTWIDSSVTLDEDVRLLPNTQLHGSTSVARDAVVGPDTTLTDVEVGEGATVIRTHGSGSTIGPRAAVGPFTYLRPGTVLGEKGKIGAFYETKNVTIGRGSKLSHLGYAGDAEIGEDTNIGCGNITANYDGEKKHRTVIGSGVRTGSNTVFVAPVTVGDGAYSGAGAVIRRDVPAGALALSIAAQRNTEGWVPANRPGSRSAELAQAAINNSSSTPASTEEGK; this is encoded by the coding sequence GTGATCCCTGAAAACACCGGTCCGGCCGCAGTCATCGTATTGGCAGCAGGTGCCGGTACCCGGATGAAGTCACGTACCCCCAAGATCCTCCACGAAATCGGTGGACGCTCGATGGTGGGCCACGCGCTCCTCGCCGCCCGCAGCATTGAACCCCGCCAGCTCGCTATCGTGGTCCGCCACGAACGAGACCTTGTGGCCGGGCACGTGGCGGAACTCGACCCGTCCGCGGCCATCGTGGACCAGGACGAGGTGCCCGGCACGGGCCGTGCCGTGGAGGTGGCGCTGCAGGCGCTGGACGCCAAGGAAGAGCTCACCGGCACCGTGGTGGTCACTTACGGTGACGTCCCGCTGCTCTCCGGCGGGCTGCTGGCCGAACTCGTCGCCACCCATGAACGGGACGCCAACGCGGTCACCGTGCTCACCGCAGTCCTGGACGACGCCACAGGCTACGGCCGGATCCTCCGCGGGGAAGACGGCACCGTGACCGGCATCCGCGAACACAAGGACTCCACCGACGCCGAGCGGCTGATCCGCGAGGTCAACTCCGGGATCTACGCCTTCGACGCCGCCGTGCTGCGCGAAGCACTGGGCAAGGTCACCACCGACAACGCCCAGGGCGAGAAATACCTCACCGACGTGCTGGGTCTGGCGCGCGAGGCAGGCGGCCGCGTTGCCGCCGTCGTCACCGCTGACCGCTGGCAGGTGGAGGGCGCCAACGACCGCGTCCAGCTCGCCGCCCTCGGTGCCGAACTGAACCGGCGCACCGTGGAGGCATGGATGCGCGCCGGCGTGACAGTGGTGGATCCTTCCACCACCTGGATCGACTCCTCCGTCACATTGGACGAGGACGTCCGCCTGCTGCCCAATACGCAACTGCACGGCTCCACCTCGGTGGCGCGGGATGCCGTCGTCGGACCCGACACCACGCTCACCGACGTTGAGGTGGGCGAGGGCGCAACGGTGATCCGCACCCACGGCTCCGGGTCGACGATCGGCCCGCGCGCCGCCGTCGGACCGTTCACTTACCTGCGCCCGGGCACCGTCCTTGGCGAAAAGGGCAAGATCGGCGCTTTCTACGAAACGAAGAACGTCACCATCGGACGCGGCTCCAAGCTGTCCCACCTGGGCTACGCAGGCGATGCTGAAATCGGCGAAGACACCAACATCGGCTGCGGCAACATCACGGCCAATTACGACGGCGAGAAGAAGCACCGCACCGTCATCGGCTCAGGCGTCAGGACGGGTTCGAATACGGTCTTCGTTGCACCGGTCACCGTGGGGGACGGCGCCTACAGCGGCGCCGGCGCGGTGATCCGCAGGGACGTCCCGGCAGGTGCGCTTGCGCTGAGCATCGCTGCCCAGCGCAACACCGAAGGGTGGGTCCCGGCCAACCGTCCCGGCAGCCGATCCGCCGAACTGGCCCAGGCGGCCATCAACAACTCCTCAAGTACCCCGGCATCTACAGAAGAGGGCAAGTAA
- a CDS encoding ATP-binding cassette domain-containing protein, whose protein sequence is MAHLLGGENLTVSFATRTVLDGVTLGLEEGDRIGMVGRNGDGKSTLMRLLALRSTPDSGRVTKRGDVNVGYLDQSDVLDGDLTVGVAIVGDQADYEWARNPQIREVMGGLVSDVDWHANVHALSGGQKRRVALAKLLIEDHDVIMLDEPTNHLDVEGVAWLARHLKSRWRANQGAFLVVTHDRWFLDEICTKTWEVHDGIVDPFEGGYAAYVLARAERDRMASVVEGKRQQLVKKELAWLRRGAPARTAKPKFRIEAANALIADVPAPRDSMALNKMATARQGKDVLDLEHVSLNFQGDDDGRKLFDNITLRLAPGERLGLVGVNGAGKTTLLKLLNGEIAPDAGKLKRGKTVVTAVLTQEVKELDDVADLRVIEVIEREKRSFNVGGKEFTAGQLVEQLGFTNQKQWTPVRDLSGGERRRLQLLRLLVGEPNVLMLDEPTNDLDTDTLAAVEDVLDGWPGTLVVVSHDRYLLERVTDHQMALLGDGKLRGLPGGVDQYLELREAALAGSTVTGGGNPVTSAGAASAATGTGPSEAEKREARKALNRIERQIKKLDQEEKKLHDLMLKATEAGDFDKLATQNKQLKDLTDEKDTLEMEWLEASELLGD, encoded by the coding sequence TTGGCACACCTTCTTGGCGGCGAAAACCTCACGGTCTCCTTCGCGACCCGCACAGTCCTGGACGGCGTCACGCTCGGGCTCGAGGAGGGCGACCGCATCGGCATGGTGGGCCGGAACGGCGACGGCAAGTCCACCCTGATGCGGCTGCTCGCCCTGCGCTCCACCCCGGATTCCGGCCGCGTTACCAAACGCGGCGACGTCAACGTCGGCTACCTGGACCAGAGCGACGTGCTCGACGGCGACCTGACAGTGGGCGTGGCGATCGTCGGCGACCAGGCCGACTACGAGTGGGCTCGCAACCCGCAAATCCGTGAAGTCATGGGCGGCCTGGTGTCCGACGTCGACTGGCACGCCAACGTCCACGCGCTCTCCGGCGGGCAGAAGCGGCGGGTGGCCCTGGCCAAGCTGCTGATCGAGGACCACGATGTCATCATGCTCGACGAGCCAACCAACCACCTTGACGTCGAAGGTGTTGCCTGGCTGGCCCGCCACCTGAAATCGCGCTGGCGCGCCAACCAGGGCGCCTTCCTGGTGGTCACCCACGACCGCTGGTTCCTCGACGAAATCTGCACCAAGACGTGGGAGGTGCACGACGGGATCGTGGACCCCTTCGAAGGCGGCTACGCTGCATACGTCCTCGCCCGGGCCGAGCGGGACCGGATGGCCTCCGTGGTGGAAGGCAAGCGCCAGCAACTGGTCAAGAAGGAGCTCGCCTGGCTGCGCCGGGGAGCCCCCGCCCGCACCGCCAAGCCGAAGTTCCGGATCGAGGCGGCCAACGCGCTCATCGCCGACGTTCCCGCGCCGCGTGATTCCATGGCATTGAACAAGATGGCCACCGCGCGCCAGGGCAAAGACGTCCTGGACCTGGAACACGTCTCGCTGAACTTCCAGGGCGACGACGACGGGAGGAAGCTTTTCGACAACATCACCCTGCGACTGGCCCCGGGTGAGCGGCTGGGCCTGGTGGGCGTCAACGGCGCCGGCAAGACCACACTCCTGAAGCTCCTGAACGGCGAGATTGCCCCCGACGCCGGGAAGCTGAAGCGCGGCAAGACGGTGGTCACCGCGGTCCTCACCCAGGAAGTCAAGGAGCTCGACGACGTCGCTGACCTGCGTGTCATCGAGGTCATTGAGCGCGAGAAGCGTTCCTTCAACGTGGGCGGCAAGGAATTCACCGCCGGCCAGCTGGTGGAGCAGCTCGGGTTCACCAACCAGAAGCAGTGGACACCGGTCCGGGACCTCTCCGGTGGTGAGCGGCGCCGCCTGCAGCTGCTGCGGCTGCTGGTGGGCGAACCCAACGTGCTGATGCTCGACGAGCCCACCAACGACCTCGACACCGACACCCTCGCCGCCGTCGAGGACGTCCTGGACGGCTGGCCCGGAACCCTGGTGGTAGTCAGCCACGACCGTTACCTGCTGGAACGCGTCACCGACCACCAGATGGCGCTCCTTGGCGACGGCAAGCTCCGTGGCCTGCCCGGCGGCGTGGACCAGTACCTTGAACTCCGCGAGGCCGCCCTGGCCGGTTCCACCGTGACCGGCGGCGGAAACCCCGTCACCAGCGCCGGCGCCGCATCTGCGGCAACCGGGACCGGCCCCTCCGAAGCCGAAAAGCGCGAAGCCCGCAAGGCCCTCAACCGGATCGAGCGGCAGATCAAGAAGCTCGACCAAGAGGAAAAGAAGCTTCATGACCTGATGCTGAAGGCCACCGAGGCCGGCGACTTCGACAAGCTCGCCACCCAGAACAAGCAACTCAAGGACCTCACCGACGAAAAGGACACCCTGGAAATGGAGTGGCTCGAAGCCTCAGAACTCCTCGGCGACTGA
- a CDS encoding 50S ribosomal protein L25/general stress protein Ctc: MSEQKLAAELRTEFGKGYARRARMANLIPAVIYGHGAEPIHITLPAKATTLAVRTANALLSLDINGEGHLALVKDIQRDPIKQIIEHIDLLTVRKGEKVNVDVPVHVAGESAPGTVHNLELTLVSLEAEATHLPTAVEVSIEGRAAGEHIHASDLVLPKGTVLLTDAEALVVNISEEVEIAEEEGEQAEAPAGEAAATGEAAAE, translated from the coding sequence ATGTCTGAGCAGAAGCTCGCAGCAGAACTGCGCACCGAATTCGGCAAGGGTTACGCCCGCCGTGCACGGATGGCCAACCTGATCCCCGCCGTCATCTACGGCCACGGCGCAGAGCCCATCCACATCACCCTCCCCGCCAAGGCCACCACCCTGGCCGTCCGCACCGCCAACGCCCTGCTGTCCCTGGACATCAACGGCGAAGGCCACCTGGCCCTGGTCAAGGACATCCAGCGCGACCCGATCAAGCAGATCATCGAGCACATCGACCTCCTGACCGTCCGCAAGGGCGAGAAGGTCAACGTCGACGTTCCGGTCCACGTTGCAGGCGAGTCCGCACCGGGCACCGTCCACAACCTGGAACTGACCCTCGTGTCCCTCGAGGCTGAGGCAACCCACCTGCCCACCGCCGTCGAGGTCAGCATCGAAGGCCGCGCGGCCGGCGAGCACATCCACGCATCCGACCTCGTGCTGCCCAAGGGCACCGTCCTGCTGACCGACGCCGAGGCGCTGGTTGTGAACATCTCCGAGGAAGTTGAAATCGCCGAGGAGGAGGGCGAGCAGGCCGAGGCTCCCGCCGGCGAAGCTGCAGCCACCGGAGAAGCTGCTGCCGAGTAG
- the pth gene encoding aminoacyl-tRNA hydrolase, with amino-acid sequence MTDTWLIVGLGNPGAQYQGNRHNVGQMVLDELAGRVGAGFKSHKARAQVVEGRLGIGGPRVVLAKPMTYMNVSGGPVSALANFFGISPDHVVAVHDEIDIPFNTVKLKIGGGEGGHNGLRDISKALATKDYLRVRVGVGRPPGRMDTADYVLRDFGTAELKELPFLLDEAADAVELLLQEGLTAAQQKFHPAKTAG; translated from the coding sequence ATGACTGATACCTGGCTCATTGTTGGCCTCGGCAACCCCGGCGCCCAGTACCAAGGGAACAGGCACAACGTCGGCCAGATGGTCCTCGACGAACTTGCCGGCCGGGTCGGCGCCGGGTTCAAGAGCCATAAAGCACGCGCCCAGGTAGTCGAAGGGCGCCTGGGCATCGGAGGCCCCCGCGTGGTGCTCGCCAAGCCCATGACGTATATGAACGTCTCCGGCGGGCCGGTGTCCGCGCTGGCAAATTTCTTCGGGATTTCACCGGACCACGTGGTGGCGGTCCACGATGAGATCGACATCCCCTTTAATACGGTGAAACTCAAGATCGGCGGCGGCGAAGGCGGCCACAACGGCCTGCGGGACATCTCCAAGGCGCTGGCCACCAAGGATTACCTCCGGGTCAGGGTTGGCGTGGGCCGCCCGCCCGGCCGCATGGACACGGCCGATTATGTGCTGCGCGATTTCGGAACTGCAGAGCTTAAGGAGCTCCCGTTCCTGCTGGACGAGGCGGCCGACGCCGTCGAATTGCTCCTGCAGGAGGGCCTCACCGCCGCGCAACAGAAGTTCCACCCGGCCAAGACAGCCGGATAA
- a CDS encoding helix-turn-helix transcriptional regulator, which translates to MSIEPLSWGRGPAPLDVGLRTPAQGSPGPQWSVPARSANLETVRTALTAENSLGVVITGGRGVGKSSLARAAVTDLGPDVWSLQLRSGPAGSTTPYGCLSFLLARLPQAYMGSPTAILRGITSLIRSDAAGRPCVITLDTSGTIDDLSAGVLLNVLLTGTAKIIAVAPKISDLPADFHWLLTDRRLTEVRLSNLNELQTRQVLLSLLGHRVSASLVTTYHQMVGGNPLLLKALVTEQQLSGNLVLSDSVWTLRDKVVLDGAASLDDIVRSRWSRETAETREVIEMLSCARSVELSRLTSIYGADVVADMEDGGLLEIDNSDHRWVSLREKYIGDVVRTWLSIARRRELRAVLLGGVEPDPAGMTVEELMAFAAWTHECEAELSPALALSAAEAAVQLFDPRFALTYGELLRRGDREWVPAQRQRAAAYLQLDMPDQALAALEDISQPELDALDLEEYAQVAAARAKVMMGLPEHADKVPSLLDDARERLLAGTGAERPSWPEPAAVAANRVALSAFEYRAFMGDYAELIPELVAAADPELNPDTGYRMHAAILLMTALVLTGREMDALGLMRQLGGQISDASHVVGLREQYTKESYMVLLLAGQWRRCLDFLGPQTTDEPYRLPYGTASSELGAGIAYVFAGRGAAALDLLISAGAQLELHPVQTALRYTYAATALAYAQTGNAPQARKYLGKLQRIPAAAGFADESVIRFCALTAGRWLNDADSVARLKESARRNLGAGLYTLAGVELLAATVNGSDADFRLLEDIAGRRQGPLAEVSRLIALGSRTKDAKTLLAGGELAATLELDAVEARCMALAVDFARQDGDSISARTAQARLDILATTVANLPIVPSSGSPLLTSRERQIARLAGRGASNRDIALEMGVSVRTVEGHLYQVFTKLGVTSRGDLTGLV; encoded by the coding sequence ATGTCAATCGAGCCACTCAGCTGGGGGCGCGGGCCAGCACCCCTGGACGTCGGGTTGCGTACTCCGGCCCAGGGCAGTCCGGGGCCGCAATGGTCCGTGCCCGCCCGCAGCGCCAACCTCGAAACCGTCCGCACCGCACTGACCGCAGAGAACTCGCTGGGCGTCGTCATCACCGGCGGCCGCGGCGTCGGCAAATCATCCCTCGCCCGTGCCGCCGTCACGGACCTTGGCCCGGACGTCTGGTCGCTTCAGCTCCGCAGCGGACCCGCCGGCTCCACCACACCCTACGGATGCCTGTCCTTCCTCCTGGCACGCCTCCCGCAGGCCTATATGGGCTCGCCCACCGCCATCCTGCGCGGCATCACATCCCTGATCCGCAGTGACGCCGCCGGCAGGCCCTGCGTCATCACGCTGGACACCTCCGGCACCATCGACGATCTCAGCGCCGGCGTGCTCCTCAACGTGCTGTTGACCGGGACCGCCAAGATCATTGCCGTGGCGCCCAAGATCAGTGACCTCCCCGCGGACTTCCATTGGCTCCTCACGGACCGGCGGCTCACCGAGGTCCGGCTCAGCAACCTCAATGAGCTCCAGACACGGCAGGTCCTCCTTTCACTGCTGGGCCACCGCGTGTCCGCCTCCCTGGTCACCACGTACCACCAGATGGTGGGAGGCAATCCGCTGCTGCTCAAGGCCCTGGTCACAGAGCAGCAGCTGTCCGGCAACCTGGTGCTGTCCGACTCCGTCTGGACCCTGCGCGACAAAGTAGTCCTCGACGGCGCCGCCAGCCTCGACGACATCGTCCGATCCCGCTGGTCCCGGGAAACCGCGGAAACCCGCGAAGTCATAGAAATGCTGTCCTGCGCCCGGAGCGTGGAGCTGTCCCGGCTGACCTCGATCTACGGCGCCGACGTCGTGGCGGATATGGAAGACGGCGGACTGCTCGAAATCGACAACTCAGACCACCGCTGGGTCTCATTGCGGGAGAAATACATCGGGGACGTCGTGCGGACCTGGCTGAGCATCGCCCGGCGCCGCGAACTGCGTGCCGTGCTTCTTGGCGGTGTGGAGCCGGACCCGGCGGGCATGACCGTTGAAGAGCTGATGGCCTTTGCCGCCTGGACCCACGAGTGCGAGGCGGAACTGAGCCCCGCGCTGGCCCTTTCGGCAGCCGAGGCCGCCGTCCAGCTGTTCGACCCCCGGTTCGCGCTCACCTACGGCGAACTGCTTCGCCGCGGAGACCGGGAATGGGTTCCTGCCCAGCGGCAGCGCGCTGCTGCCTACCTGCAGCTGGACATGCCGGACCAGGCGCTGGCCGCCCTTGAGGACATTTCGCAGCCGGAGCTGGACGCCCTCGACCTCGAGGAGTACGCACAGGTGGCCGCGGCCAGGGCCAAGGTGATGATGGGCCTGCCCGAGCACGCGGACAAGGTGCCGTCACTGCTCGACGACGCCCGGGAGCGCCTGCTTGCCGGTACGGGTGCCGAGCGGCCGTCCTGGCCCGAACCGGCAGCCGTCGCAGCCAACCGCGTGGCCCTGAGCGCGTTCGAGTACCGGGCCTTCATGGGCGACTACGCGGAACTGATTCCCGAACTTGTTGCCGCCGCCGATCCCGAACTGAACCCGGACACCGGCTACCGCATGCACGCCGCGATCCTGCTGATGACCGCGCTGGTGCTCACCGGCCGTGAGATGGACGCGCTCGGCCTGATGCGCCAACTCGGCGGCCAGATCAGCGACGCCTCCCACGTGGTGGGGCTGCGGGAGCAGTACACCAAAGAGTCCTACATGGTGCTGCTGCTGGCGGGGCAGTGGCGGCGGTGCCTGGACTTCCTGGGCCCCCAGACCACGGACGAACCGTACCGGCTGCCCTACGGGACAGCTTCAAGCGAGCTGGGCGCCGGGATAGCGTACGTCTTCGCAGGTCGCGGCGCCGCAGCCCTGGACCTCCTGATCTCCGCCGGAGCGCAGCTGGAACTCCACCCCGTCCAGACCGCCCTCCGGTACACGTATGCCGCCACCGCCCTGGCCTACGCGCAGACCGGAAACGCTCCCCAGGCCCGCAAGTACCTGGGCAAGCTGCAACGGATCCCTGCAGCCGCCGGCTTCGCTGACGAGAGCGTCATCCGCTTCTGCGCACTGACGGCCGGCCGCTGGCTGAACGACGCCGACTCCGTGGCGCGGCTCAAGGAATCTGCACGGCGGAACCTCGGCGCGGGCCTTTACACCCTTGCAGGCGTCGAACTGCTGGCGGCCACGGTCAACGGCAGCGATGCCGATTTCCGGTTGCTCGAAGACATTGCCGGCCGCCGCCAGGGTCCGCTGGCCGAGGTCTCCCGGCTTATTGCCCTGGGCAGCCGCACCAAGGATGCCAAGACCCTCCTGGCCGGCGGAGAGCTTGCCGCCACCCTGGAGCTGGACGCCGTCGAGGCCCGGTGCATGGCCCTCGCGGTGGACTTCGCGCGCCAGGACGGCGACTCGATCTCGGCCCGCACAGCCCAGGCCCGCCTGGACATCCTGGCCACCACGGTTGCGAACCTCCCCATTGTGCCCAGCAGCGGCAGCCCATTGCTGACCAGCCGCGAACGGCAAATAGCGCGGCTTGCGGGCCGGGGTGCATCCAACCGCGACATTGCCCTGGAAATGGGCGTGTCAGTCCGGACTGTTGAGGGCCATCTGTACCAGGTCTTCACCAAGCTCGGCGTAACCTCCAGGGGTGATCTGACTGGACTCGTCTAA
- a CDS encoding TetR/AcrR family transcriptional regulator: protein MSNNPPRTRMTGLQRRNQLIDVGRGLFAVRGLDGTTIEEIAACAGVSKPVIYEHFGSKEGLYTQVVDFEFHILLDAINTALAAEAKPRVLVERAALALLTYIEDRTEGFRILMRDAPPSQPEGAFSTLLSHVTARVEHILSDEFSRRGFSGQDGAMYAQMLVGMVAMTGQWWQDSRQPDKNTVAAHLVNLAWNGLTGLKKDPELQSEA from the coding sequence GTGAGCAACAACCCTCCGCGGACACGGATGACCGGCCTTCAGCGGCGGAACCAGCTGATCGACGTGGGGCGTGGCCTGTTCGCAGTCCGCGGGCTGGACGGCACCACCATCGAAGAAATCGCCGCCTGCGCGGGCGTCTCGAAACCGGTGATCTACGAGCACTTCGGCTCCAAGGAAGGCCTCTACACCCAGGTGGTGGACTTCGAGTTCCACATCCTCCTGGACGCCATCAACACCGCGCTGGCCGCCGAAGCCAAGCCGCGCGTCCTGGTTGAACGCGCCGCCCTGGCCCTGCTCACCTACATCGAGGACCGCACTGAGGGGTTCCGGATCCTCATGCGCGACGCTCCCCCGTCCCAGCCCGAGGGCGCTTTCTCCACCCTGCTGTCCCACGTCACGGCCAGGGTGGAGCACATCCTGTCCGACGAGTTCTCCCGGCGCGGCTTCAGCGGCCAGGACGGCGCCATGTATGCCCAGATGCTGGTGGGCATGGTGGCCATGACCGGCCAGTGGTGGCAGGACAGCCGCCAACCCGACAAGAACACCGTCGCGGCGCACCTGGTCAACCTCGCCTGGAACGGCCTCACCGGCCTCAAGAAGGACCCGGAGCTGCAATCTGAGGCGTGA